A region of the Arctopsyche grandis isolate Sample6627 chromosome 10, ASM5162203v2, whole genome shotgun sequence genome:
CGGAAATAACCACAGACTCTGTGCAAAATTTCCTCGACAACTATCTGAGCGGGCAGTTGGAGTTTCAAACGTTCAGGTCGTTCACGGACGACAATCTTACAGATGACTGTGATTGAATCGCGTTGGAGAGTTTACTTCGTAATTTGTAGGACAATACTTATTCGGTACTTTGTACTTATTGAAATTATTCCTAGGATTATATTATAGATTCTGTAATATGACAGTATTGTGAATAATAGAGTAAGCTAGATAGTTTAGTGATAGCCGAGATGTTAACATATGTAATtcgatttaaatgtattttaaatttgtaaagtTATCCGGAGATTATTTTTACACGCACAAAAATCAGCAcacagtattaaataaataagtatcattgtttgattattattattattatataactaaATTGCAATGAAAAAGATGATCAGTGTgtaatttttcttattattttttttaaacatgttcAGTAGAAAAACCTTTAGAAAAAATTAGAAGtcaaatatgaaataaagttttatacaaaattttatccaTTGTTTCTTAAATATTCCTATCAATCCTTATAcccaattaaataatattttacttttatatacgttagttatttatataattttagcttgtTAGCTAATTTAATACAACTTCTATTTTTACTAActtcttcttactttcacttacgatttatAGTCGGAAGAAATTTGGGTACTTATCTGatggttttcaaactttgccactttgctcggtttggtcattaatacatgtggaaatgacgtccgccattacgatggtgaaaaataatcgtaataaacacgtttgaaaatactcataGTTATATTTACACAGTCTACGAAACATTATAATCCTCTATACCTGGGACGCACCTACTTCACAGTTTtgtacattcttaattacttaactctaaaattatatatatgccAAACCTATATCTACTGTCTCTCACAGAGATatctcctcgcacctcgcaagaatgcatccacggtcttagaagacctgacacactcagggagggcattgtacatgagcacacccctgtgaaagacaccgccagctgtcttctttttccttactatacctacaactaaatttttcttatttctagtataattaCTATGGATATCactatttcttattatattatataatccttaaaatacttaggtaataacttgtaaacaaaagacaatgtactaagatttaaactatttcTAATACTCATGCattccaattcatctaacatacttctaatactttttaatcaaccaacattcaaaatacctctcatagctttatatgtatatgaattatacTATACTTTAATTCTTTGTCAGCTTGTTGATGAGACTCAGCTAGTCCATTTAGATTGATCTGTGGGCACCGTAGTTTTTCTTTTGGTTTCAAGTGATTATTCTAATGCCAGGTATATGGTTTCTGATACGGCAACACTTGAAATACATAGAACGGTCCAGACCCAGGACTACCTTGCTGCCAAAGTATGACGGGAGCATTGCTGGACGAAGATACAACTTCGAAGTATCAAAAGAATTGGTTGGTAATGTATCTACATAGAGTAGCTATGAACTCCTCGGAATGCTGGATAAGAAAGTATTTGGGCTGCTTTCAACTTTTTAGCTGTAATGTATGGATCTGCGCAGTCTTCAACTGTCGGTAGTTATGTGCTCGGTTGATAAGCTTCCAACAATGATTTAGAGTTGATGAAGCAACCGGAGACGACACACAACAGTTTGATGATATCATCATATTTCTACGACGATTTGTCCAACCCGTAAAAAAATAACTGTTGGAGATGACTCCGTCTATTTGGAAATAATCTGGATAAAAATTCTTAGAATTCAATTTGATTATGTTGTTTATCAGAATTTATTGCTTATTTTTcgtttataatatattagtggttttacccggcatcGCAAAGTATTTGTTATAAAAACTGCTTAatcatggctaatctaatagtaaacattcatttgtttttgtattaaatttatttgaaccgaAAAAAAGTCATATTTAACGACggccaatcagaaatgaattacctaaacacaaagaatttttttttatatttattttttcgataaattatttcgaaaattatattttttcgataacatTATGGATTCTACCACACAAaccttacataatatatacttacatacaaagtctctttcgaaattatatattaaattcttCGATAActtctttttcaatttcaaaaactgtTACAGGTATTGAAATTGgtctttatattgaaaattatgtcTAAGAGAAATTGATGATAACACGgaacattcaaaataaaaaatgaaaatgctaaacttggaaaaaatagatgctaaaaataCTCTATTGATGACCATTGCCAACATGTTatgaaaacaataacagatCCCAAAAACAatactgtatttatttatcataaattgATATTCAAACCATATACTCTTATGTATGTCAAAACTTATAATTGACATCCCAGTTTGTGTTGTTTTATCTGTGACATATAAATTGCaggatataattaaaataaaataaaatcttatacaaaaataatgtaaatttttatcgtATTACAAAAATAGGTACAAatgatataaacatatttatatatgtagatagttagAATCAAAGAACACTGATTTCTACTGAAAAGACTTAAAAGTGTGAGCATCATGTATGGACATATATGATCTACGAACTTTTGTCAATAATTCGATATCAAATACACAAAAAGATCTTGATAGGATACGATCATCAGACAGTCAAGTCCATGCTAATGACCTGTCTATTGACGAAGCGGTCCGATTTTGCCTTTGAACGACCTTACGAATTGGTCGAACAGGTCAAATAAATGGTAAATTTGCATACAAATCTAACTGCTTGACGTTTAGCTGAAAATATGTCTTTCAACATCGTGATAAAAAGAGAAGTTAAAAAGGTTTTCGCAACATCCACTTTAACGACCCAGTATACGATTGTTGATCCGCTCGAACAAAGCTTAAAAGGACCGGATCTGAAACTTTTAATGACCCAAAGCTGAAACAACAAGTTTCACCGCGCTCGAACTTGTTCCGGGAATTTATACATTCAAAGTTCTATGTACTATCCACGAGGATTTACTTTCCATTCTCTGTTCACGAAACACTGATTTACTTCTTCCACTTTCTGTATTTAAAAAACTAGATTacacttttatatatatgtatgtatatacgaattaCACTAAACTTCGATTCAGTTGAACTTTTTATTCTTTGTCAGCCTGTTGATGAGATCCATAGCCCATTTGGGTTGATCTGTGGGCACCATATGCCCAGCATCCCTAACGAGCACTTCGGTGAGATTTCCAGCTGTCTTGGCGTATCCAGCAACTATTCCGTCTACTTTCCATATGCATCTAGTCGCGTTTTTGAATTCAGCCGACGAGCTAAAGTTCAAATTGGCCAAATAGTTTTCAGTCAATGGGTATGCCACTATTATATCCAGCTGACCATTGTACATAACTCCTCTGTAGTGAGATAACAGGTCGCTGACCCAAGGAGCTACAGATTTCATCATATCTTCTTTCATGTTGTCTCGAACTTCAGACCCATTGTTGAACGGTACGTTGCCCACGTGCAAAGCTCTCCTCACTTCTGACGTTTGTAAGAATTGATCAAAGAAATCAGGATCTTCCTTAAAATGAATGTAGTTGAAGTAGGAAGTGAATCCGGTTAAGTTATAGAAGAGCGAACCGTACGGGTACGTATCTCCGTTAATCAACTGGTCGAAGACTTCATATGCATCCATCCATTTTTCTGCTTTTATATAATCCTTTCCTTTTTTCTCTAAGGCTGCTATTTGATCTCGTCCATTCCTGTCCACCAGGCCCAGTTGGTAAACGTAGTCGCTGTAGAACAATTGGTTCAAAGGATCGCTCAAACCATTTCCGATCGCAAACCCTTGCAAGTTTATCTTCTGGGtttcgtttttgtttttgttgtgaATCGTATGGCAAACTGCTGGCACATACTTCCCAGCGTAAGATTCTCCGACGACGTAAAAGTCATTCTTTTGCAAATTTGGAAACATTGTGAAGAATTGTGCAAGGGCGTTGTATAAATCGTTTCCAACTACGGTTTCATTTTGAGCATAGCCATCTTCCGTGAAGCTGAATCCAGTGCCGACCGGATTATCGATGTAGATCAAGTGATTATTCTTGTGCCAGGAATATTTACGGTCTTTGATATGGCCACGCTTGAAGTAGAACGGTCCATTTTCGGCGAAAAGACCAAACAGAGATGACGATCCAGGTCCACCCTGCAGCCAAAGGATGACGGGAGCACTGCTGGACGAAGATGCAGCTTCAAAGTACCAAAAGAACTGGTTGGAGTTGTGGGTTTCGTTTACGGTGAAGTATCCAGAGTAGCTATTCACGCTTCGGAATCCTCGATAGGACACTCTTGATAGTTTTTGAGCCTCCTTCACCTTTCCAGCTTTGATGTATGGAGTCAGGATGAGGGGGTCTCCGCAGTCTTCGACTGTCAGTAGTTGTTCACTCGGTTGATAAGATTCCAATTGTGATTTGGAGCTGACGAGGCAGCTGGAGACGATACACAGCAGTGTGACGACGTATATTCGTGACATTTCGACGACGTATTCGACCGGTAAGGAGATAATGACTGGTGGAGATGACCCAGCGTCATTTATATTAGAAAACAAACTGGATATGCGGGCGTTCTCAATCTTTGTGTTGTACATAAATGCTTTGAATCAACTACATGACGTTtgaattttattgttacataaaACTACAATGTACTGAAACTATGATTTTGAACATAACTAACACAGAAATGCTTACATTTCTCTGATAACTAACATAAATAATTACACCGAAATTAAATGAATgtcaatgtatttttataccAACAGATTGAGGTCTCGTGTGTGATTTAATTATCTcttttacatatatgtgttcTAAAAGAATAAAAAACTGTTTATAAAATGTTCCTCGATAATATTCAGATTGCAGTTTCTGTGTTTCTACGTATTTTACATAAAAGGtgttttctatatatatataaaaatgaatgtctgtgtgtgtgtgtgtgtgtgtgtctcaaataggctcttaagccactgaagcgattgcgatggaactttcaggatttgttgtatgcatgtccaggaagattactgtgaaaaaaaaacgggaacggaaacggaaaaaacgggaatgagtgtcataatttcaaatgttttcgcgtcccGACCAGactgttcgctgcctgcgttgttccgaaaaatgggaacgggaacgggaacgagaacgggaaagggaacgggaacgagaacgggaacgggaattgcatgcgttattgtggcattgcaacgcatgcagggttcagctagttatttataaaattatgtttGTCTGGGTTTTATCACAAAACATCTTAAGCTTATTAAATTATACAGTTCGGTGACTATTGCTCACAAAACGCTCGCCCAaaagcagagaaatgtaatattaatagaagtggctttaggtgttatttTGCTGTCaggtgacattctgtccacggacagatctaaataattttagcatcagtcgtatttgatggttggtgctcgacgtatgtccgataaaaacttctctgtttgtttatattactcgcaacatgggcaagcatcgataaaaattgcacaatacattcaaaaacacacaataaacaacatgggatacatttttataagttaattgatccgattgtattccgtgcaatgtagcgtatttatagaggtaaaattgacaacagttatttattcgtaagggtccctctattcttattacatctccctgcccaaaagtcactaaaatctctataacggaacatttggcagccgaaaagtccaacatactaacgataactatcataataACGAAAACtcaagtgccaaatattccgtattcgcgattttcatggcaaaatttgtcttttgggcgatagtaatgtgcgtaataatccaattaccccttCCCTAATAGGTGTACtctatttattatgtttttggattgaattatctcccaaaccgctcaacgaatcggactgaaattcttttagatgttataaaaattataaactttataccttaatgttttttaattaattttacctcaaccggaagtagtacttttactcttagaagatcaaggttttttatatttttctcggaaacctttcGGCGTATTGAACTAAGATTTCATATCTATATGTTTAAGCttaatgccaagttatatataaaattttgtgaacacccgtcaaccggaagtggcagtctactcttgttcgatttttgttGCACTATTTTTTCCGACCCTTATatatgtctgctcttcacgagaaaattcaagtataatatttgtatcaatgtgatgaaaatataaaaaaaaatcaataaattgaattaaccagaagtgtgatttttttctcttagaaatgtcaaaaatgttgtgaccacgaatctttccacacccctgaacgtatcaagctgaaaatttatatttgtattctttatgtactaacttagagttgatacgGTTTTGGTCACAGTTCGTAAGCcctaagtagtattttttttttaaacaatatttcattattttatttcgacctttcaaattattttaatcttctttatatttattgtgtataatatttatagtgattttaagtaataaaaagaatttgaacaaaatccgacaaccggaagcagaacttttgtctcgtgtaagtttccttacatttgcgcccaatttatattgaaaatgctctcataaccggtatgtgtgtttaattatcgaattatttttttatccctcgtatattcctcaaatacatagataaaatcgtgggttggtcacatctcccaaaccgctaaccgaatcagactgaattttttttttttacaaaactcctttacgtttcacttacaattacaattcaggaaaaaattcgcctcttatccgatagttttcatactttgccatattgctcatcaatataagtaaatgaatggataaaatatcgtttaaagtttgcaaatttgaaatttgggtgacgtctatgtatgtagtccttagttttatacatagatggcggtagtaaaataaatgcattggtatttttattcaaaataataatttatatatgtatattgtttttgacattaatagaaattatgaattatatacatttttacttcaatacgaagtagtatttttactcGAGGCTTTTTGTTTGTCTCACAAACCTTTTATTTGGTCTCGGAAACCAAAAGATAAATATGGCATTCCTTAAGCCaaaattggttttatttttcgACACCTACGACATTCAGGATACATTATAAAGCCATAAATATAGCCAGgttattaataatatgaaatctTAATCACAAATAGAGGTtttctttgtattatttgtataagACGTCaagatatgaataaaataaaacacaaaatctagtacaaaaataatttattgtctaaaacatattcttatttgCTTTCCTTGTCCAAttactcattattatttttatccatcACTACGTGTTTGCATAATTTTGATGAAAACTCGTTTCGACActactttatttataaaaaaataagtcttATGTGTAAAAAGTCAAcgatacatgtatatttatataacttaATTAAGAGACATTGAAAGCTAATAGTGGCATGCGATGAACGATAAACTGGttagttattattaaatgaagaaTAAATcagaaatttacatatttttgatatttacacAAGTATTAACAAAGCAAGCGATTGAATGAAAATCGAATacatttgatttgaataatgtttattacacaTTAGAATGAATAATGAAtttgtttgatattttatgataaaaaaattgctgtccacatttttaatgtaatacaaaataacactTAACAAACACACGTGAATATTATTACgtaattatatacaataaataaataacattttcttataaaaaataaaataaaaattaatcctatctaatttataaataaatatacattccaACAAAAATgttaattcgaatatttttcgtttttttgtttatttattataagcaTACagtcgaaatatttatatttagttatcATTTTGGAGTATTTGTCGTcgtatatttaatgaaattcatgcaaaaaaaaatacttcacgCATTGAGAGATCATTAGCATGAAattgtgtttaaaaatatatatatatatacacatcacGAATACTATTAAAGTCATATTATTTAACTTAAATCAACCTAACAGAGAAGTCAAAGCGTCCAAAAACTTGTTGATGTCTTCCGTTTGCAGCACCATGATGGATGTGTCGAAATAATCCAAAGACACGGTCAAATTAGACCTGATGGCCGCCTGCTCGAAAGCTTTTCCAAACAAGCTAGAACCCAAAAAGGTTAACATGAAACACGTATTCAATATGAAGAATATTTGAAAGGAGAATCCTCGGACTCACTTCCTCGTCGAGTCATCAGCTACGGGTGGGACGCCCAATAATACGCTGACTCCAGATGGTAAAGACACGGCCATGAGCAACGGCAGCGAAGTACGACTGCGAGATGAACGCAGAGCCCATCTCGCCAAGATCCCCAGCCAGTGAGGCTCGCCGAACACCCATCTATCTCCAGCGCTCTGAAGATTGATTGAAACAAATCACAAATActatccacatacatatatcgatatattatataatataaagcgcCGATGATTATTACCGATTGTAATGTCAAGCATAGGAAAGGCCCCATGTTGACTATGGCGTGATTTTCCATGGACGCTTGTATTTGCCGGCCGCCGTTGATGAGAATCTTCTTGGCTATTTCGATTCCTTTCTTTAGAATTTCTCCGTGACATCTCGACAGGGCGTCTAATGCGGTTTGGAAATTTTGATTGCTGTCCGACGACGAGTCGACGCCCTGAAAATGAGGATAAGTTAgaattatatcatcatcatctacagccattcagcatctactgctggatgaaggcctctccaacacgcttccactcatctctgttttgcgccacACTCAACCATCTCAcaacacacattttcctaatttcgtctacccatcttccctgcggtcttccttttaaccttttgcattctcttgggtaccattcaagcacttcttttgtccattcttctagccacgtggcccacccattgccatttcaatctctttactctatttACTATGTCTACTACCcccgtcatacttctcacccacgtgtctttcctcgttatgccgacagcatacagtgttccatacttctttgagtgcattaaactttgtgtagcatcttggcgttcagtgtccaagtttcacatccatacacgtcatcactggcaaaacgaattgatcgaagatctttttcttcaggcagaggggcatttttgatttaaatacaacattcattcgcccaaatgcactccatcctaatttcatacgtctctttattagaattatataacacataataaataatccCCGACTTTCATATTTTCTACTTCAATAGTTAGTCTctattaataacactgagcaacaaaaaaatcacattttttacttATCGGAGCGGAGACCAGTCAATTTAAACACAATGGCgaccgctgactcatatttgtatcatgttgggtgcacaacgcttagtggccgctggtacatatatgatttacgactgcgcgaactgtttcagtccgctgatatatttttgtatcacgtttgcgtcaaccgatgatacaattttgtatcacgttttcgtcataaacgtgatataaatatatatcagcggactgacaAATATATTCTGCACGAAGAATatattcgcgcagtcgtgaatcatatatgtatcagcggccagtaagcgttgtgtacccaacatgatacaaatatgagtcagcggctgTCCATAGTGTTAATTTGACccatatgacaatgatttttgttggtttcttctcgtttatgagatatgagcgttaaaAAAATTGAGCAATCCTAGGCTTTTGCAGTCTAGCTCAAatcctagtattgctgtgctaaaagctaatattgaaatcaatatcaAGTTAgactttttatattgattgtgagTTATTTATTGCTTTATGATACTTAAAATCagttatctagcgaattttaagtcgaaaatatatattttttactgtgcttttttagttttatagtGCATTAAGGACTGGtttttatctcaatatattttttttttatatatatatatataatcgtactaattcgagcggtaaattattaagatagaaaaccaatctttGTAAACGTGT
Encoded here:
- the LOC143918419 gene encoding venom serine carboxypeptidase-like, whose protein sequence is MYNTKIENARISSLFSNINDAGSSPPVIISLPVEYVVEMSRIYVVTLLCIVSSCLVSSKSQLESYQPSEQLLTVEDCGDPLILTPYIKAGKVKEAQKLSRVSYRGFRSVNSYSGYFTVNETHNSNQFFWYFEAASSSSSAPVILWLQGGPGSSSLFGLFAENGPFYFKRGHIKDRKYSWHKNNHLIYIDNPVGTGFSFTEDGYAQNETVVGNDLYNALAQFFTMFPNLQKNDFYVVGESYAGKYVPAVCHTIHNKNKNETQKINLQGFAIGNGLSDPLNQLFYSDYVYQLGLVDRNGRDQIAALEKKGKDYIKAEKWMDAYEVFDQLINGDTYPYGSLFYNLTGFTSYFNYIHFKEDPDFFDQFLQTSEVRRALHVGNVPFNNGSEVRDNMKEDMMKSVAPWVSDLLSHYRGVMYNGQLDIIVAYPLTENYLANLNFSSSAEFKNATRCIWKVDGIVAGYAKTAGNLTEVLVRDAGHMVPTDQPKWAMDLINRLTKNKKFN